The DNA region GATGAGTAGTGGAGGCGAAAAAGGGAATTTCACAGTGTCGGCATCTAAAAGTAAAAATGATGGTGTCATTGACTTTTCTGATTTTGTGCGCTCAACCCTAAACGTTGGAGGAAATATGAAGCTAAATGATAAATTGACCGTTATGGGAACTTTGTCTTATGTAAATTCCAAACAGGATGGTTTAATCCTCGGTGCACAGAACGGGGTAGGCCAGGCCTCCGCTTTTGCAAGGACTATGTATTTTGCCCGAAACTGGAATCTGTCTGATTTCAGCCAAATGCCTTATCAAAACCCGGTTACATTGGGCCAGGTATTCCCGGTTGCAGGGGTGGATAACCCTTACTGGTCTATCCGGAACAATACCTATAAAAGCGACGTGAATAGGGTTTATGGTAACGTGGGTGCGAGTTACGATATCAATAGCTGGTTAAACCTGAATTATAAAATCGGTTTGAACCAGTTCTCTGATACCCGTATCAGGACAATCCGCAGGGGCTCCGTCGGTGCCAGTGGTATTGGTGAAGTCACAAATGATGACATTTATAACCAGGAAATAGAATCGACTTTTCTGGCGACAGTAACCAGGCAACTCACACCTGATTTGGGATTCAAAGGTATTTTAGGTCATAACGTGAACCAACAAACCAGGAAACGCCAGTCGGTAGTGGGTACAAATATGGTGGTGTTTGATATTGATGACATTGACAATACAGCGAACGTACTGCCAAATGGAGGGATATATACGCAAAGGAGATTGATTGGTGCGTTTGCCGATGTGCAGCTTGATTATAAATCTTATTTGTTTTTAAACCTCACCGGGCGTAACGACTGGTCGTCTACCCTGCCAAAATCGAACCGCAGCTTTTTCTATTGGGGAGCAAATGCTTCTTTTGTGTTTTCTGAATTGATCAGAGATAAAACACCATGGCTTTCTTATGGAAAAATAAGGGCGAACTGGGCTAAGGTAGGTAATGATGCAACTCCATATCAGTTGATCCCTACATATACAGTGAATCCTGTTTTAGGAAATAATGCCAGCAATTTGACCTTTCCATTTTTAGGTGTATCTGCAGGAACAGCAGGAAACCAATTGTCAGACCCTAATTTGACTCCTGAGTTTACCACAGAAAGGGAAGTTGGTTTGGAATTGAGATTTTTGAATGACAGGATCGGAATTGACGCGACTTATTACGACAAAAAATCAACCAATCAGATTGCAGGGATCACTGTTGCTGCTACCTCTGGTTTTACAAGTAAATTAACGAATTTTGGAGAAATGCGAAATAGGGGTTTTGAGTTGGGTTTAGATCTGAATCCATTTAAAACTTCGGATGGCTTTAGTTGGAATATTTATGGTGTGTTCTCTGCCAACAGAAATAAAGTGGTAAGCTTAACTGAGGGACTAAATGAAATTTCTGTTGTTCCCGGTTTTGGGGACCCTGCTGTTGTATTGAGGCCTGGAAGGCCCTATGGTATTCTGGTTGGAAGCAAGACTGCTAAAGACTCAGAGGGGAATGTGCTGATAAACAGGGTAACTGGTTTGATGATTAAAGTTCCTAATATGGAAATTGGAGATCCTAACCCGAAATTCATCGCAGGCTTAACAAATACTTTCAGTTATAAAGGAATAAGTCTGGGTGTTGTAGTTGATTACAGACACGGAGGCGACTTGTATTCCGGTACGGTGGGCCAGTTATTGGGCCGTGGTGTAACCACTGATACGGATGACCGTTTAACGCCGAAAATTATAAAAGGTTTCTACGGAGATCCGTCTCCTCCTTTCCAGCCAATCCTGGATGGCAATGGTAATAAAATTCCTAATCAAGTGCAGACCACCACAAACGATCTGTATTTCAACGCAAACGGGTTAAGCGGCCAGAACGATCTACTAATTTTTGATGCTAGTGTTTTCAGGTTAAGGGAAATCTCATTAGGTTATATGATTCCAAAAAAATGGATTGAAAAAACACCGATCTCCTCATTAAATGTTTCGCTTACTGCACGTAACCTGTATTTCTATGCCCCAAATTTTCCTAAAGGAACCAACTTTGATCCTGAAACCAGTACTTATGGTGCTGCCGATACCAGGAACATATCAGGTATAGAATATACCAACGCGCCTAGCACAAGAAGATTTGGTTTGAACCTGAGAGCGACATTCTAATCAATTCATTATATAAAATTGATACAACATGAAAAATAGATATAAATACTTTACAGGGCTGGCAATAATTGGCTTCTCTGTTATTTTTGGGGGATGCCAGAAGAATTTTCTGGATATCAATACCGATCCGAATAATCCGACTGATCTTCCTTTAACGCAAATTTTACCGGCCGCGGAAGGCGGGCTTACATTTAACTTATGTCAGAATGTTGGCGGGATCAATTCTGCAACCTCTACATTTGTGCACCAGATTGTGAATTCCCGGGTAAATGACTATGTAATAGATGGTACAAACTTTCAAAACGCATGGGGTTACGCAGGTGGTTCATATGGCGTGTTCCCTGGGGTATTGTACGATTTGCAGACCGTAATAAACAAAGGGACAGCGCAAAATGCACCACATTATGTAG from Pedobacter africanus includes:
- a CDS encoding SusC/RagA family TonB-linked outer membrane protein, coding for MKRLVQSLFILLSLAGFSAMAQNRTITGTVTAKDDGLPLPGVSVKIQNSTGGTTTGGDGKYALSIPSGEVTLAFSYLGYLTEVKTVGSSNVLNVVLSPDDRMLSEVVVTTFGIERKTKAIGYTASTLTNAQLAQKSEPDPLRALTGKVAGVNIIASNGVPGSATNITIRGNTSFLGNNKPLMVVDGIPFNNSSDQSGASTLVNNNAVSNRAVDLDPNNIESVVVIKSAAAAALYGSRAANGVILITTKTGKSGGNKKGFEVSLLSSYAFENVASLPDYQNKYGAGSEFNYSNANGSWGPAFNSPSIYPQGNGIAADGTIPHWYAGNAAFPQFPAGTRAPYQAYPNNVKDFFQTGSVFENQIQMSSGGEKGNFTVSASKSKNDGVIDFSDFVRSTLNVGGNMKLNDKLTVMGTLSYVNSKQDGLILGAQNGVGQASAFARTMYFARNWNLSDFSQMPYQNPVTLGQVFPVAGVDNPYWSIRNNTYKSDVNRVYGNVGASYDINSWLNLNYKIGLNQFSDTRIRTIRRGSVGASGIGEVTNDDIYNQEIESTFLATVTRQLTPDLGFKGILGHNVNQQTRKRQSVVGTNMVVFDIDDIDNTANVLPNGGIYTQRRLIGAFADVQLDYKSYLFLNLTGRNDWSSTLPKSNRSFFYWGANASFVFSELIRDKTPWLSYGKIRANWAKVGNDATPYQLIPTYTVNPVLGNNASNLTFPFLGVSAGTAGNQLSDPNLTPEFTTEREVGLELRFLNDRIGIDATYYDKKSTNQIAGITVAATSGFTSKLTNFGEMRNRGFELGLDLNPFKTSDGFSWNIYGVFSANRNKVVSLTEGLNEISVVPGFGDPAVVLRPGRPYGILVGSKTAKDSEGNVLINRVTGLMIKVPNMEIGDPNPKFIAGLTNTFSYKGISLGVVVDYRHGGDLYSGTVGQLLGRGVTTDTDDRLTPKIIKGFYGDPSPPFQPILDGNGNKIPNQVQTTTNDLYFNANGLSGQNDLLIFDASVFRLREISLGYMIPKKWIEKTPISSLNVSLTARNLYFYAPNFPKGTNFDPETSTYGAADTRNISGIEYTNAPSTRRFGLNLRATF